A single Ziziphus jujuba cultivar Dongzao chromosome 11, ASM3175591v1 DNA region contains:
- the LOC107431953 gene encoding NADPH:adrenodoxin oxidoreductase, mitochondrial isoform X1, protein MKMVNFGARSWLCRALSTIPSNPLRVCVVGSGPAGFYTAEKMLKAHQQAQVDIIDRLPTPFGLVRSGVAPDHPETKIVVNQFSRVALNDRCSFFGNVTLGSSVSLADLRQLYDVVVLAYGAESDRVLGIPGEDLNGIYSAREFVWWYNGHPDCRFLNPDLKSTDTAVILGQGNVALDVARVLLRPTTELVTTDIASHALAALKESAIRKVYLVGRRGPVQAACTTKELREVLGIKDLHIHIQQDDLVKTPLDEEELKNNRIQRRVYEFLSKAATSGASHPCSGQRELHFVFFRKPNRFLESDERSGYVSGISLEKTVLKGVEPGKQMAVGTQQFEYLGCGVVLKSIGYKSIPVDGLPFDHQKGVVPNINGRVLSDTSKDPPVLEKGLYVCGWLKRGPTGIIATNLYCAEETVAAISDDIEQGVVPSSSSLPKPGREGLLQLLDNRNVRVLPFSAWEKIDSEERRLGNLTNKPREKLAAWEELMKVATE, encoded by the exons atgaaaatggtGAACTTTGGAGCAAGGTCATGGCTTTGTAGAGCCTTGTCAACTATTCCTTCAAATCCACTACGTGTTTGTGTAGTGGGAAGTGGACCTGCTGGTTTCTACACTGCTGAGAAA ATGCTGAAGGCTCACCAACAGGCACAGGTTGATATTATTGATCGCTTGCCCACTCCTTTTGGATTAGTACGCTCCGGCGTAGCACCGGATCATCCTGAAACTAAA ATTGTGGTCAACCAGTTTTCACGGGTTGCACTGAACGATCGCTGCTCGTTCTTTGGGAATGTCACACTCGGATCCTCTGTTTCTCTCGCTGATCTCCGTCAGCTTTACGATGTA GTTGTGCTTGCCTATGGTGCTGAAAGTGACAGAGTTCTTGGCATTCCTGGAGAA GATTTGAATGGGATCTATTCAGCTAGAGAATTTGTATGGTGGTATAATGGTCATCCAGATTGCAGATTCCTCAATCCTGACCTGAAAAGTACTGATACAGCTGTAATTCTTGGTCAG GGAAATGTGGCTCTTGATGTTGCACGTGTTCTTCTAAGACCAACAACAGAATTGGTCACAACTGATATTGCTAGCCATGCTTTGGCTGCTCTCAAGGAGAGTGCTATAAG GAAGGTATATCTCGTTGGAAGACGTGGTCCAGTCCAAGCAGCTTGTACCACTAAAGAACTACGTGAAGTTCTTG GTATCAAAGATCTGCATATTCACATACAGCAAGATGATCTAGTTAAAACCCCACTAGATGAG GAAGAGCTTAAGAATAATCGGATTCAGAGAAGGGTTTATGAATTTCTTTCTAAGGCAGCCACCTCAGGAGCTTCTCATCCTTGTTCAGGTCAACGTGAACTCCACTTTGTTTTCTTTCGGAAACCTAATAGATTTCTAGAATCAGATGAAAGAAGTGGCTATGTTTCTGGCATCAGCCTAGAGAAGACAGTTCTTAAAG GTGTTGAACCTGGAAAACAGATGGCTGTGGGTACTCAACAATTTGAATATCTCGGATGCGG AGTGGTGCTAAAGAGCATTGGTTACAAGTCGATACCAGTTGATGGTTTACCCTTTGACCATCAGAAAG GTGTTGTTCCAAACATCAATGGTCGAGTTTTAAGTGATACATCCAAAGATCCTCCAGTTCTTGAGAAGGGTTTGTATGTATGTGGATGGTTGAAGAGAGGACCCACTGGAATCATCGCTACAAACCTCTATTGTGCTGAAGAGACT GTTGCAGCCATATCTGACGACATTGAACAAGGAGTTGTACCATCTTCATCTAGCTTGCCTAAGCCAGGCAGAGAGGGTCTCCTCCAATTACTAGATAATCGAAATGTCAGAGTTCTACCATTTAGTGCTTGGGAAAAGATCGACTCTGAAGAAAGAAGGCTTGGGAATTTAACAAACAAACCCAGAGAGAAACTGGCAGCATGGGAAGAGCTAATGAAAGTAGCAACggaataa
- the LOC107431953 gene encoding NADPH:adrenodoxin oxidoreductase, mitochondrial isoform X3 gives MKMVNFGARSWLCRALSTIPSNPLRVCVVGSGPAGFYTAEKMLKAHQQAQVDIIDRLPTPFGLVRSGVAPDHPETKDLNGIYSAREFVWWYNGHPDCRFLNPDLKSTDTAVILGQGNVALDVARVLLRPTTELVTTDIASHALAALKESAIRKVYLVGRRGPVQAACTTKELREVLGIKDLHIHIQQDDLVKTPLDEEELKNNRIQRRVYEFLSKAATSGASHPCSGQRELHFVFFRKPNRFLESDERSGYVSGISLEKTVLKGVEPGKQMAVGTQQFEYLGCGVVLKSIGYKSIPVDGLPFDHQKGVVPNINGRVLSDTSKDPPVLEKGLYVCGWLKRGPTGIIATNLYCAEETVAAISDDIEQGVVPSSSSLPKPGREGLLQLLDNRNVRVLPFSAWEKIDSEERRLGNLTNKPREKLAAWEELMKVATE, from the exons atgaaaatggtGAACTTTGGAGCAAGGTCATGGCTTTGTAGAGCCTTGTCAACTATTCCTTCAAATCCACTACGTGTTTGTGTAGTGGGAAGTGGACCTGCTGGTTTCTACACTGCTGAGAAA ATGCTGAAGGCTCACCAACAGGCACAGGTTGATATTATTGATCGCTTGCCCACTCCTTTTGGATTAGTACGCTCCGGCGTAGCACCGGATCATCCTGAAACTAAA GATTTGAATGGGATCTATTCAGCTAGAGAATTTGTATGGTGGTATAATGGTCATCCAGATTGCAGATTCCTCAATCCTGACCTGAAAAGTACTGATACAGCTGTAATTCTTGGTCAG GGAAATGTGGCTCTTGATGTTGCACGTGTTCTTCTAAGACCAACAACAGAATTGGTCACAACTGATATTGCTAGCCATGCTTTGGCTGCTCTCAAGGAGAGTGCTATAAG GAAGGTATATCTCGTTGGAAGACGTGGTCCAGTCCAAGCAGCTTGTACCACTAAAGAACTACGTGAAGTTCTTG GTATCAAAGATCTGCATATTCACATACAGCAAGATGATCTAGTTAAAACCCCACTAGATGAG GAAGAGCTTAAGAATAATCGGATTCAGAGAAGGGTTTATGAATTTCTTTCTAAGGCAGCCACCTCAGGAGCTTCTCATCCTTGTTCAGGTCAACGTGAACTCCACTTTGTTTTCTTTCGGAAACCTAATAGATTTCTAGAATCAGATGAAAGAAGTGGCTATGTTTCTGGCATCAGCCTAGAGAAGACAGTTCTTAAAG GTGTTGAACCTGGAAAACAGATGGCTGTGGGTACTCAACAATTTGAATATCTCGGATGCGG AGTGGTGCTAAAGAGCATTGGTTACAAGTCGATACCAGTTGATGGTTTACCCTTTGACCATCAGAAAG GTGTTGTTCCAAACATCAATGGTCGAGTTTTAAGTGATACATCCAAAGATCCTCCAGTTCTTGAGAAGGGTTTGTATGTATGTGGATGGTTGAAGAGAGGACCCACTGGAATCATCGCTACAAACCTCTATTGTGCTGAAGAGACT GTTGCAGCCATATCTGACGACATTGAACAAGGAGTTGTACCATCTTCATCTAGCTTGCCTAAGCCAGGCAGAGAGGGTCTCCTCCAATTACTAGATAATCGAAATGTCAGAGTTCTACCATTTAGTGCTTGGGAAAAGATCGACTCTGAAGAAAGAAGGCTTGGGAATTTAACAAACAAACCCAGAGAGAAACTGGCAGCATGGGAAGAGCTAATGAAAGTAGCAACggaataa
- the LOC107431953 gene encoding NADPH:adrenodoxin oxidoreductase, mitochondrial isoform X2, producing MKMVNFGARSWLCRALSTIPSNPLRVCVVGSGPAGFYTAEKMLKAHQQAQVDIIDRLPTPFGLVRSGVAPDHPETKVVLAYGAESDRVLGIPGEDLNGIYSAREFVWWYNGHPDCRFLNPDLKSTDTAVILGQGNVALDVARVLLRPTTELVTTDIASHALAALKESAIRKVYLVGRRGPVQAACTTKELREVLGIKDLHIHIQQDDLVKTPLDEEELKNNRIQRRVYEFLSKAATSGASHPCSGQRELHFVFFRKPNRFLESDERSGYVSGISLEKTVLKGVEPGKQMAVGTQQFEYLGCGVVLKSIGYKSIPVDGLPFDHQKGVVPNINGRVLSDTSKDPPVLEKGLYVCGWLKRGPTGIIATNLYCAEETVAAISDDIEQGVVPSSSSLPKPGREGLLQLLDNRNVRVLPFSAWEKIDSEERRLGNLTNKPREKLAAWEELMKVATE from the exons atgaaaatggtGAACTTTGGAGCAAGGTCATGGCTTTGTAGAGCCTTGTCAACTATTCCTTCAAATCCACTACGTGTTTGTGTAGTGGGAAGTGGACCTGCTGGTTTCTACACTGCTGAGAAA ATGCTGAAGGCTCACCAACAGGCACAGGTTGATATTATTGATCGCTTGCCCACTCCTTTTGGATTAGTACGCTCCGGCGTAGCACCGGATCATCCTGAAACTAAA GTTGTGCTTGCCTATGGTGCTGAAAGTGACAGAGTTCTTGGCATTCCTGGAGAA GATTTGAATGGGATCTATTCAGCTAGAGAATTTGTATGGTGGTATAATGGTCATCCAGATTGCAGATTCCTCAATCCTGACCTGAAAAGTACTGATACAGCTGTAATTCTTGGTCAG GGAAATGTGGCTCTTGATGTTGCACGTGTTCTTCTAAGACCAACAACAGAATTGGTCACAACTGATATTGCTAGCCATGCTTTGGCTGCTCTCAAGGAGAGTGCTATAAG GAAGGTATATCTCGTTGGAAGACGTGGTCCAGTCCAAGCAGCTTGTACCACTAAAGAACTACGTGAAGTTCTTG GTATCAAAGATCTGCATATTCACATACAGCAAGATGATCTAGTTAAAACCCCACTAGATGAG GAAGAGCTTAAGAATAATCGGATTCAGAGAAGGGTTTATGAATTTCTTTCTAAGGCAGCCACCTCAGGAGCTTCTCATCCTTGTTCAGGTCAACGTGAACTCCACTTTGTTTTCTTTCGGAAACCTAATAGATTTCTAGAATCAGATGAAAGAAGTGGCTATGTTTCTGGCATCAGCCTAGAGAAGACAGTTCTTAAAG GTGTTGAACCTGGAAAACAGATGGCTGTGGGTACTCAACAATTTGAATATCTCGGATGCGG AGTGGTGCTAAAGAGCATTGGTTACAAGTCGATACCAGTTGATGGTTTACCCTTTGACCATCAGAAAG GTGTTGTTCCAAACATCAATGGTCGAGTTTTAAGTGATACATCCAAAGATCCTCCAGTTCTTGAGAAGGGTTTGTATGTATGTGGATGGTTGAAGAGAGGACCCACTGGAATCATCGCTACAAACCTCTATTGTGCTGAAGAGACT GTTGCAGCCATATCTGACGACATTGAACAAGGAGTTGTACCATCTTCATCTAGCTTGCCTAAGCCAGGCAGAGAGGGTCTCCTCCAATTACTAGATAATCGAAATGTCAGAGTTCTACCATTTAGTGCTTGGGAAAAGATCGACTCTGAAGAAAGAAGGCTTGGGAATTTAACAAACAAACCCAGAGAGAAACTGGCAGCATGGGAAGAGCTAATGAAAGTAGCAACggaataa
- the LOC107431890 gene encoding transcription factor bHLH68 isoform X2 — protein sequence MNRGVLQSSPVQQMMAAGNPNWWNINNMRPQQTTNQPSSALLPPPNLFPQFAPLPTSSSSSSNSSSSLPVPSSWHDNQDLPESWSQLLLGGLVGEEDKSGMLSLQFLNQVRKLENWEDQMLSGQGHQTPNPNNNNNNNNNASSHVSVNVVDVKQEHSPTSYVYGNGNDQDHHHQFQTSKPPTSAAAWSHHQIMASSAASNSSPKSSCVTSFSSNMLDFSNTNNHSDHVRHPPPDRSSECNSTATGGAPLKKARVQASSTQSTFKVRKEKLGDRITALHQLVSPFGKTDTASVLLEAIGYIRFLQSQIEALSLPYLGSGSGNMRQQQFMERGIACFLKTLVSC from the exons ATGAATAGAGGTGTTTTGCAGAGCTCGCCGGTGCAACAAATGATGGCGGCCGGAAACCCTAACTGGTGGAACATCAATAACATGAGGCCGCAACAAACTACCAATCAGCCTTCTTCAGCTCTTTTGCCTCCTCCAAATCTCTTCCCACAATTTGCACCACTTcccacttcttcttcttcttcatcaaattcttcttcttcacttcCTGTTCCTTCTTCTTGGCATGACAACCAAGACCTTCCTGAGTCTTGGAGCCAACTACTCct ggGTGGATTGGTAGGTGAAGAAGATAAGAGTGGTATGTTGAGCCTGCAGTTTCTTAATCAGGTTAGGAAGTTGGAGAATTGGGAAGACCAAATGCTAAGCGGCCAAGGCCACCAGACACCAAATccaaataacaacaacaataataacaataatgcttCTTCTCATGTCTCTGTTAATGTTGTTGACGTGAAGCAAGAACACTCCCCAACTAGCTATGTCTATGGAAATGGAAATGATCAAGATCATCACCATCAATTTCAGACCTCAAAACCACCCACATCTGCTGCTGCTTGGTCTCATCATCAAATAATGGCTTCTTCTGCTGCTTCTAATTCATCTCCAAAGTCATCATGTGTCACCAGCTTCAGCAGCAACATGTTGGATTTTTCTAACACCAACAACCACTCTGATCATGTTAGACATCCTCCTCCTGATCGATCCTCTGAG tgtAACAGCACTGCAACTGGTGGGGCGCCATTGAAGAAAGCTAGGGTTCAAGCTTCTTCAACCCAATCTACCTTCAAG GTGAGGAAGGAAAAATTAGGAGACAGAATTACAGCTCTGCACCAGCTAGTTTCCCCCTTTGGGAAG ACTGACACGGCCTCTGTCTTGTTAGAAGCTATTGGGTACATCAGATTCCTTCAGAGTCAAATTGAG